The Lacipirellula parvula genome window below encodes:
- a CDS encoding dipeptide epimerase, producing MITLKTYDFQLPLRHVFSIARESTSVQPTLIVELTDGVHRGFGEATTNKYYGATLELMRESLESVRSIVESAEPLDPEKLWDKTWPLLKGNPFAQCALDQAANDLWGKQQGAPVYKLWGLTTDRIPQSNFTIGIDTVEVMVKKLLEMPGWPIYKIKLGTKYDLDIMRELRKHTDAVFRVDANCGWTADQAIEYSHELAKLNVEFIEQPLPADQWSEVKRVYEKSALPIIADESCICEADVKRCVGHFHGVNVKLTKCGGLTPGRRMVTEARQLGLKTMVGCMTESTVGISAIGQLLPLLDYVDMDGAALLASDIATGVVVDHGNCIYPAANGTGAQLTAS from the coding sequence ATGATCACGCTGAAGACCTACGACTTCCAGTTGCCGCTGCGGCATGTGTTCTCGATCGCTCGCGAATCGACGAGCGTTCAGCCGACGCTGATCGTGGAACTGACCGACGGCGTTCATCGCGGCTTCGGCGAGGCGACGACGAACAAGTACTACGGCGCCACGCTCGAGCTGATGCGGGAGTCGCTGGAGTCGGTGCGCTCGATCGTCGAATCGGCCGAGCCGCTCGATCCCGAGAAGCTGTGGGACAAGACGTGGCCCCTGCTGAAGGGAAACCCGTTCGCCCAGTGCGCGCTCGATCAGGCGGCGAACGACCTGTGGGGCAAGCAGCAAGGCGCCCCGGTTTACAAGTTGTGGGGCCTGACGACCGACCGCATTCCGCAGTCGAATTTCACCATTGGCATCGACACGGTCGAGGTGATGGTGAAGAAGCTACTCGAGATGCCGGGCTGGCCGATCTACAAGATCAAGCTTGGCACGAAGTACGACCTCGACATCATGCGCGAGCTGCGCAAGCATACCGACGCGGTGTTCCGCGTCGACGCCAACTGCGGCTGGACCGCCGATCAGGCGATCGAGTACTCGCACGAACTTGCCAAGCTGAACGTCGAATTCATTGAGCAGCCGTTGCCGGCCGACCAGTGGAGCGAAGTCAAACGCGTTTACGAGAAGTCGGCCTTGCCGATCATTGCAGACGAAAGCTGCATCTGCGAAGCCGACGTCAAACGCTGCGTGGGTCACTTCCACGGAGTCAACGTCAAGCTGACCAAGTGCGGCGGCCTGACGCCGGGCCGACGGATGGTGACGGAAGCTCGGCAGCTTGGCCTGAAAACGATGGTCGGCTGCATGACCGAGTCGACGGTCGGCATCTCGGCGATCGGCCAACTTCTGCCACTGCTCGACTACGTCGACATGGACGGCGCGGCGCTCCTGGCGAGCGACATCGCGACCGGCGTCGTCGTCGATCACGGCAACTGCATCTACCCGGCGGCGAACGGGACAGGCGCTCAGCTCACCGCGAGCTAA
- a CDS encoding DUF5690 family protein gives MSERDTTSSLAHASQRPLTRWLAAAPPAVLNGYAIVCSFAAYFAMFAFRKPFASATYERASAEVGTLGLKSALAIGQIVGYGLAKWIGVKFVSETSRSRRAPLLIAMIVAAEAALLLFAVVPDGWRPLAMFFNGLPLGMVWGLVVWYLEGRRTSEILLAALSCSFIIASGAVKDVGRAVLAGDPLPLLGATLPNPFTGPIGELWMPFAVGALFFIPFVVAVWLLDQLPEPNAADVASRSIREPMDHRQRIEFLARFFPGLLLLFATYFFITAFRDYRDNFSVDLFNELKYAYEQNKSIITRSELWVGLGVAAAMAMIYLVRDNRRGLLAVFGVIAAGLALLGVATWLRTHGVIDGFWWMILIGLGSYLAYVPYNSVLFERLIASTRIAGTAVFAIYVADSLGYVGSVSMLLYKEFGASSATRLEFLDSFCYALSIGGAPVLLIAAIYFMRVTRLEKVQPKDA, from the coding sequence TTGTCGGAACGCGATACCACTTCATCTCTCGCCCATGCTTCCCAGCGGCCGCTCACGCGCTGGCTTGCGGCCGCTCCGCCGGCCGTGCTCAACGGCTACGCGATCGTCTGCTCGTTCGCGGCTTACTTTGCAATGTTCGCGTTTCGCAAGCCGTTCGCGTCGGCGACCTACGAGCGGGCTTCCGCGGAGGTGGGCACGCTCGGTTTGAAGAGCGCGCTCGCCATTGGCCAAATCGTTGGGTACGGACTCGCGAAATGGATTGGCGTCAAGTTCGTCTCCGAGACGAGCCGCTCGCGTCGGGCGCCGCTGCTGATTGCGATGATCGTCGCGGCGGAAGCGGCGCTTCTGCTGTTCGCCGTAGTTCCCGACGGTTGGCGGCCGCTTGCGATGTTTTTCAACGGGTTGCCGCTCGGCATGGTATGGGGGCTCGTGGTGTGGTACCTCGAAGGCCGCCGCACATCGGAGATTTTGCTGGCGGCGCTAAGCTGTTCATTCATCATCGCGAGCGGCGCCGTGAAGGACGTTGGCCGCGCGGTGTTGGCGGGCGATCCGCTGCCGTTGTTGGGCGCGACGCTGCCAAACCCGTTCACCGGGCCGATCGGCGAACTCTGGATGCCGTTCGCCGTCGGGGCCCTCTTCTTCATTCCATTCGTCGTCGCGGTGTGGTTGCTCGACCAACTCCCCGAACCGAATGCCGCCGACGTCGCGAGCCGCTCCATTCGCGAGCCGATGGACCATCGGCAACGGATCGAGTTTCTCGCGAGGTTTTTCCCTGGGTTGCTGCTGCTGTTTGCGACCTACTTCTTCATCACCGCATTTCGCGACTACCGCGATAACTTTTCCGTCGATCTGTTCAACGAGCTTAAGTACGCTTACGAGCAAAACAAGTCGATCATCACCCGTTCAGAGCTGTGGGTCGGCCTCGGCGTGGCGGCGGCGATGGCGATGATCTACCTCGTCCGCGACAATCGGCGGGGTTTGCTGGCGGTATTTGGCGTGATCGCCGCCGGTCTCGCGCTGCTGGGAGTCGCCACGTGGTTGCGAACTCACGGCGTGATCGACGGATTCTGGTGGATGATTCTTATCGGCCTTGGTTCGTATTTGGCCTATGTTCCGTATAATTCGGTCCTCTTCGAACGGTTGATTGCATCGACTCGCATCGCCGGCACCGCCGTCTTCGCCATCTATGTGGCCGATTCGTTGGGCTACGTCGGCTCAGTCTCGATGTTGCTCTATAAGGAATTTGGCGCCAGTTCGGCGACGCGGCTCGAGTTCCTCGATTCGTTCTGCTACGCCCTTTCGATCGGCGGCGCTCCGGTGCTGCTCATCGCGGCGATCTACTTCATGAGGGTGACCCGGCTGGAAAAGGTCCAGCCAAAAGATGCGTGA
- a CDS encoding DUF1611 domain-containing protein: MAVEQSGRRLAILTEGYTEPVTGKTASSVLRYRPEEVVALIDSTQAGRTTQELLGVGGNTPVVATLAECKGANGLMIGIAPSGGRIPPAWKAIILDALNQGMDVVSGLHEFISNDPAFVAAAAKGGGKIIDVRKNDEHEVAHRLNIREECLRIHTVGQDCCVGKMLAAIELTNAVKARGVDAKFVASGQTGIMIEGDGVPIDCVVADFVNGAIEKQILAHQHHEMLFIEGQGSLVHPKYSAVTLGLLHGCAPHGMVMCYEAARPAMHGMEYIELTPLAKLVEVYEVMANLMGPSKVIGVAMNSRLLNNEQAEAEREKVRKELGVPVCDVIRHGSDELVEAVFALRAERAKAR; encoded by the coding sequence GTGGCAGTGGAACAGAGCGGACGTCGTTTGGCGATTCTCACCGAGGGGTATACGGAACCGGTTACCGGGAAGACGGCCTCGAGCGTTCTGCGTTACCGTCCGGAGGAGGTCGTGGCGCTGATCGACAGCACCCAAGCCGGCCGCACCACGCAAGAATTGCTTGGCGTCGGCGGCAACACGCCGGTTGTGGCCACGCTGGCCGAGTGCAAAGGCGCCAATGGACTGATGATCGGCATCGCTCCGTCGGGCGGCCGCATCCCGCCGGCGTGGAAGGCGATCATTCTCGACGCCCTCAACCAGGGGATGGACGTCGTTTCCGGTCTGCACGAGTTCATCTCGAACGACCCCGCCTTCGTCGCCGCGGCGGCGAAGGGTGGCGGCAAAATCATCGACGTTCGCAAGAACGACGAACACGAGGTCGCTCACCGCCTCAACATCCGCGAGGAGTGCCTCCGCATTCACACGGTCGGCCAAGACTGCTGCGTCGGCAAGATGCTCGCCGCGATCGAACTGACTAATGCCGTGAAGGCCCGCGGCGTCGATGCGAAGTTCGTTGCCAGCGGTCAAACCGGCATTATGATCGAAGGGGACGGCGTGCCGATCGACTGCGTCGTCGCCGACTTCGTCAACGGCGCCATCGAGAAGCAGATCCTCGCCCACCAGCACCACGAGATGCTGTTCATCGAAGGGCAGGGGAGCTTGGTTCACCCGAAATACTCGGCTGTGACCTTGGGCTTGCTCCATGGCTGCGCTCCGCACGGCATGGTGATGTGCTACGAAGCGGCTCGCCCCGCGATGCACGGCATGGAGTACATCGAGCTGACGCCGCTTGCCAAGCTCGTCGAAGTCTACGAGGTGATGGCGAACCTGATGGGGCCGTCGAAGGTGATCGGCGTGGCGATGAACAGCCGCCTGCTGAACAACGAGCAGGCGGAAGCCGAACGCGAAAAGGTTCGCAAGGAACTCGGCGTGCCCGTGTGCGACGTTATTCGCCACGGTTCGGACGAGTTGGTCGAGGCGGTGTTCGCGCTGCGTGCGGAGCGAGCGAAGGCTCGCTAG
- a CDS encoding dipeptidase encodes MNSLRKSFGSVALMVLTALTSATVAYAEEPTARPPIVLTDEARKLHAETLLIDGHNDLPWELRQQARGQFDKLDISKEQKTLQTDIPKLRKGGVGAQFWSVWVPGETSKRGAALSTTIEQIELVKAMIAQYPDTFELALTADDIERIAKTGKIASLIGMEGGYSIEESIPVLRQLYALGARYMTLTHSDSLAWADSGTDKPRSGGLSPFGEEVVREMNRLGMMVDISHVSPDAMKAALRITKAPVIFSHSSARGIADHPRNVPDNVLKLTAENGGVVMVNFFSAFIVPESAERDVKRMAYRREIDEKIKDEGEIEQAMKRWDAENGRGSRGTVHTLLDHIDHIVKIAGVDHVGIGSDYDGVTMLPEQLEDASTYPYITQGLLDRGYSHEDVKKIYSGNILRVMRATEQVAREIQAAK; translated from the coding sequence ATGAATTCACTTCGCAAGTCGTTTGGTAGTGTCGCCCTCATGGTTCTGACCGCGCTCACGTCGGCAACGGTTGCATATGCAGAAGAACCAACCGCGCGGCCGCCGATTGTGCTGACGGATGAAGCTAGGAAGCTGCATGCCGAGACGCTGCTGATCGACGGGCACAACGACTTGCCGTGGGAACTGCGTCAGCAGGCTCGCGGGCAGTTCGACAAACTCGACATTTCAAAAGAGCAGAAGACGCTGCAGACTGACATCCCGAAGCTCCGCAAGGGGGGCGTTGGCGCCCAGTTCTGGTCGGTGTGGGTGCCGGGCGAAACCTCGAAGCGGGGGGCGGCCCTGTCGACGACGATTGAGCAGATCGAACTCGTCAAAGCGATGATCGCGCAGTATCCCGATACGTTCGAACTCGCCCTCACGGCCGACGATATCGAGCGGATCGCCAAGACGGGCAAGATCGCGTCGCTCATCGGCATGGAAGGGGGCTACTCGATTGAAGAGTCGATTCCCGTGCTGCGACAGTTGTACGCTCTCGGCGCGCGGTACATGACGCTTACCCATTCCGATTCGCTGGCGTGGGCCGACTCGGGAACCGACAAGCCGCGCAGCGGGGGGCTTTCGCCGTTTGGCGAAGAGGTCGTCCGCGAAATGAATCGACTCGGGATGATGGTCGACATTTCGCACGTCTCGCCCGATGCGATGAAGGCTGCTCTGCGGATCACGAAGGCGCCCGTCATCTTTTCGCACTCCTCGGCTCGCGGGATTGCCGACCACCCGCGTAACGTGCCGGACAACGTGCTGAAGCTGACCGCCGAGAATGGCGGCGTGGTGATGGTGAACTTCTTCTCGGCGTTCATCGTGCCCGAATCCGCGGAACGCGATGTGAAGCGAATGGCTTACCGGCGCGAGATCGACGAGAAGATCAAGGACGAGGGCGAAATCGAACAGGCGATGAAGCGGTGGGACGCCGAGAATGGCCGCGGCAGCCGCGGGACGGTCCACACGCTGCTTGATCATATCGATCACATCGTGAAAATCGCCGGCGTCGATCACGTCGGCATCGGCTCCGACTACGATGGCGTGACGATGCTACCAGAGCAGTTGGAAGACGCGAGCACCTATCCGTACATCACGCAGGGATTGCTCGATCGCGGCTACAGCCACGAGGACGTCAAGAAGATTTACAGCGGCAACATTTTGCGGGTGATGCGGGCAACCGAGCAGGTGGCGCGCGAGATTCAAGCTGCGAAGTGA
- a CDS encoding serine hydrolase yields the protein MRCFVSAVACLLLLLPATAPAEDLADVVQPLIDAHRGDVAVKIKDLATGETFEYHADKTMPTASLIKFPLMIASFQEFEEGNVAPEAIVELDEKDKVPGSGVLTAHFSGGAKMPLRDAIRLMIVYSDNTATNLVAKKVGLDKTAKLMEKLGYPETKLHSYTFNRPSSLFPERSVKYGLGSTTPADMVSLLEKLWKKELVSKEASEKMLTNLYACADKSTFPRYLPDVKFAHKTGATELVRTDAGLMELPSGGPIAMCVMTNENKDQSWSPNNEGDVLCSKIAQAVYRYYTEGAKSDSNMLKKGSAGPLVASLQRTLNEQLKPSPELDADGDFGAMTETAVTAFQKAKNLKPTGVVGPETWEALGPLVEEGPKAPEPAIANAEVFKKANAESLDGPPIVGCRVWAIADGKTGEVLWGFNEEKPVDIASTTKMMTAYLVGKLAEKHPEVLKEKLTFSKRADETIGSTSDLRVGEVVTVEELLYGLMLPSGNDASVAFAEHFGSRAAPDGDGKAGKKESAKEAYGAFIKAMNAAAKELRMEHSHFTNTHGLTDKEHKASAADLAKLAIAVKQIPILQKVVSTPQHGATVTGPGGYERNVLWKNTNNLLKIEGYDGVKTGTTDAAGACLVSSAKRGDDSLIVVVLGAPSSDSRYVDSRNLYRWGWSQLEKKSEGK from the coding sequence ATGCGATGCTTCGTTAGCGCTGTGGCTTGTCTGCTTCTGCTGCTTCCTGCGACGGCCCCGGCCGAAGATCTGGCCGACGTGGTGCAACCGCTGATCGACGCCCACCGGGGCGACGTTGCCGTGAAGATCAAGGATCTCGCCACGGGCGAGACCTTCGAATATCACGCCGACAAGACGATGCCGACGGCGAGCCTGATCAAGTTCCCGCTGATGATCGCGTCGTTCCAGGAGTTCGAAGAGGGGAACGTCGCGCCCGAAGCGATCGTCGAACTCGACGAGAAGGACAAGGTGCCCGGCTCGGGGGTGCTGACGGCTCACTTCTCCGGCGGCGCCAAGATGCCGCTCCGCGACGCGATCCGACTGATGATCGTCTATTCCGACAACACGGCGACGAATCTCGTCGCGAAGAAGGTCGGCCTCGACAAGACCGCGAAGCTGATGGAGAAGCTCGGCTATCCGGAGACGAAGCTCCATTCATACACGTTCAATCGACCTTCGTCGCTGTTCCCTGAGCGGAGCGTGAAGTACGGCCTGGGTAGCACGACGCCGGCCGATATGGTGTCGCTGCTTGAGAAGCTGTGGAAGAAGGAGCTTGTCAGCAAAGAGGCCAGCGAAAAGATGCTGACGAATCTTTACGCCTGTGCCGATAAGTCGACGTTCCCGCGGTACCTGCCCGACGTGAAGTTCGCGCACAAGACGGGCGCCACGGAGCTGGTGCGGACGGATGCTGGACTGATGGAACTCCCCAGCGGCGGTCCGATCGCGATGTGCGTGATGACCAATGAGAACAAGGACCAAAGCTGGAGCCCCAACAACGAAGGGGACGTGCTGTGCAGCAAGATCGCTCAGGCGGTTTATCGCTACTACACCGAGGGGGCCAAATCAGATTCCAACATGCTGAAGAAGGGCTCCGCCGGGCCGCTCGTCGCGTCGCTGCAGCGAACCTTGAACGAACAACTGAAGCCGTCGCCTGAGCTTGATGCCGACGGCGATTTCGGCGCGATGACCGAGACGGCCGTTACCGCGTTTCAAAAGGCGAAGAATCTGAAGCCGACGGGCGTTGTCGGACCAGAGACTTGGGAAGCCCTCGGCCCGTTGGTGGAAGAGGGCCCGAAGGCGCCGGAGCCGGCTATCGCCAATGCGGAGGTTTTTAAGAAGGCTAACGCAGAGTCGCTCGATGGTCCGCCGATCGTCGGCTGTCGGGTTTGGGCGATTGCCGACGGCAAGACGGGCGAAGTGCTGTGGGGCTTTAACGAAGAGAAGCCGGTCGATATCGCCAGCACGACGAAGATGATGACGGCGTACCTCGTCGGCAAGTTGGCTGAAAAGCATCCTGAGGTGTTGAAGGAAAAGCTCACCTTCTCGAAGCGGGCCGACGAGACGATTGGCTCGACTTCCGATTTGCGGGTAGGCGAGGTCGTCACGGTCGAAGAGTTGCTCTACGGGCTGATGTTGCCGTCGGGGAACGATGCGTCGGTGGCGTTCGCCGAGCACTTTGGCTCACGCGCGGCGCCGGACGGCGACGGCAAGGCCGGCAAGAAAGAATCGGCGAAGGAGGCCTACGGTGCGTTCATCAAGGCCATGAACGCCGCCGCGAAGGAGTTGCGAATGGAGCATAGCCACTTCACCAACACGCACGGCCTGACTGACAAAGAGCATAAGGCGAGCGCGGCCGATTTGGCGAAGCTGGCGATCGCGGTGAAGCAGATTCCGATTCTGCAAAAGGTCGTCTCTACGCCGCAGCATGGCGCCACCGTCACCGGCCCCGGCGGGTACGAGCGGAACGTGCTCTGGAAGAATACGAACAACCTGCTGAAGATCGAAGGCTACGACGGCGTGAAGACCGGCACCACCGATGCGGCCGGTGCTTGCTTGGTGTCGAGTGCGAAGCGGGGCGATGATTCGCTGATCGTCGTGGTGCTCGGCGCCCCGTCGAGTGATTCGCGGTACGTTGACTCGCGGAATCTGTATCGCTGGGGTTGGTCGCAGTTGGAGAAGAAGTCGGAAGGAAAGTAA
- the metH gene encoding methionine synthase, whose amino-acid sequence MPTPTVEDKTAQLETLLDERILILDGAMGTQIQDLKLDEAAVRGERFAGHDKDLKNFADILCVTRPKEITAIHRRYLEAGADIIETNTFGASPVGMEEFGLPLDLVAEINAAAVKCARVAVEEMNAKTPDRPRFIAGSIGPTTKQTAISTKVDDPSYRGTTFDEMSESYYAQVKALVESGVDILLPETFIDTLNLKACLFAIQRYFDESGNRVPVMASGTFDKGGATFVSGQSIEAFWNAVSHFPLLSIGMNCALGPDIMRPHIEVLAGVSSTRISCHSNAGLPNEMGLFDLGPEAMAKMVGEYADNGWVNILGGCCGTTPDHIAAFSRRLAGLKPHKRTTVAPWLRLSGTQPMTLRPESNFMMVGERTNVTGSKKFANLIKAEKYEDAIEVARQQVEGGANVIDVNMDEGLLDGEAVMTKFLRLIAGENDIAAVPVMIDSSKWSVLETGLKAVQGKSIVNSISMKDGEAEFIRRARLCRQYGAAVVVMAFDEEGQAATEDDKVRICKRAYKILTEQVGFPPQDIIFDPNILTVATGIEEHNNYAVDFINATRRIKAECPGVHVSGGVSNVSFSFRGNDAVREAIHSAFLYHAIKAGLDMGIVNAGQLAVYEDIEPQLKELVEDVLLNRRPDATERLVDFAETIKGQGAGASSAANDAEWRNGPVEERLKHALLKGIVKHIDEDTEEARQKYPSCLAIIEGPLMAGMSVVGDLFGEGKMFLPQVVKSARVMKKSVAYLTPFMEEEKAAAGSAGQPRARVLLATVKGDVHDIGKNIVGVVLGCNNFETIDMGVMVSCERILEKALEENVDLIGLSGLITPSLDEMVHVAREMKRTGMTMPLLIGGATTSAKHTAVKIAPGYDGCVAHVLDASRSVGVVEKLINPEAREKFYADNRELQKQLVASYSQRQAVDLAPYAEAKSKRLVTDWKTVDVPRPAFIGARVLSSAPTAAVLGSNGDDVAAVKKVDLSELRAYIDWSPFFMTWEMKGKYPKIFKDPNLGTEAKRLFDDANALLDRIIDEQLLEARGVYGFWPAAADGEDIIVYADNTRTAERTRFHGLRQQWRRKGQETFYSLADFIAPVGAVDGNGRPIEDFVGAFAVTTGLGCDELSKKFDADHDDYNSIMTKALADRLAEAFAEWLHQRARRDWGYGVSEEFTNEQLIDEGYRGIRPAPGYPAQPDHTEKPIIFDLLDATKQTGMILTESLAMHPAASVSGLYFAHPQSRYFAVDRIDREQAEDYARRKGMTLAEVERWLSPNLGYEPS is encoded by the coding sequence ATGCCGACTCCGACTGTCGAAGACAAGACCGCTCAACTCGAAACGCTCCTCGACGAGCGAATCTTGATTCTCGACGGCGCCATGGGGACGCAGATCCAGGATTTGAAGCTGGACGAAGCCGCCGTGCGCGGCGAACGCTTTGCCGGGCACGACAAAGACCTGAAGAACTTTGCCGACATCCTCTGCGTCACCCGGCCGAAGGAGATCACGGCGATTCACCGTCGGTATCTCGAGGCGGGCGCCGACATCATCGAGACGAACACCTTTGGCGCCAGCCCGGTGGGGATGGAGGAGTTTGGCCTGCCGCTTGATTTGGTGGCTGAGATCAATGCCGCCGCGGTGAAGTGCGCCCGCGTCGCCGTTGAGGAAATGAACGCGAAGACGCCCGACCGGCCGCGGTTCATCGCCGGTTCGATTGGCCCGACGACGAAGCAAACCGCGATCAGCACCAAGGTCGACGATCCGTCGTACCGTGGGACGACGTTCGACGAAATGTCGGAGTCGTATTACGCCCAGGTGAAGGCGCTGGTCGAGAGTGGCGTCGATATCCTGCTGCCCGAAACGTTCATCGACACGCTCAACCTGAAGGCGTGCCTGTTTGCGATTCAGCGATACTTCGACGAGTCGGGCAATCGCGTGCCGGTGATGGCGTCGGGCACGTTCGACAAGGGCGGGGCGACGTTCGTTTCGGGGCAATCGATCGAAGCGTTCTGGAACGCGGTCTCGCACTTCCCGCTGTTGTCGATTGGCATGAACTGCGCGCTCGGTCCGGACATCATGCGGCCGCATATCGAGGTACTCGCCGGAGTTTCGTCGACGCGGATCAGCTGCCATTCGAACGCCGGTTTGCCGAACGAGATGGGGCTGTTCGATCTCGGCCCCGAGGCGATGGCCAAGATGGTCGGCGAGTATGCCGACAACGGCTGGGTAAACATCCTCGGCGGCTGCTGCGGCACGACGCCCGATCACATCGCAGCGTTCTCGCGGCGTTTGGCGGGACTGAAGCCGCACAAGCGGACGACCGTGGCGCCCTGGCTGCGCCTCAGCGGTACGCAGCCGATGACGCTGCGCCCCGAGAGCAACTTCATGATGGTCGGCGAGCGAACCAACGTCACTGGTTCGAAGAAGTTCGCCAACCTGATCAAAGCCGAGAAATACGAAGACGCGATCGAGGTCGCCCGCCAGCAGGTCGAGGGGGGCGCCAATGTGATCGACGTCAACATGGACGAAGGTCTGCTCGACGGCGAAGCGGTGATGACGAAGTTCCTCCGCCTGATCGCCGGCGAGAACGACATCGCGGCCGTGCCGGTGATGATCGACAGCAGCAAGTGGTCGGTCCTCGAAACAGGCTTGAAGGCTGTTCAAGGGAAGTCGATCGTCAATTCGATCAGCATGAAGGATGGCGAGGCGGAGTTCATCCGCCGCGCACGCCTCTGCCGGCAGTATGGCGCCGCCGTCGTCGTGATGGCGTTCGACGAAGAAGGCCAAGCGGCCACCGAGGACGACAAGGTTCGCATCTGCAAGCGGGCTTACAAGATTCTCACCGAGCAAGTTGGCTTCCCGCCGCAGGACATTATCTTCGATCCGAACATCCTCACGGTCGCGACCGGCATTGAGGAGCACAACAACTACGCGGTTGATTTCATCAACGCGACGCGGCGGATCAAGGCCGAGTGCCCCGGCGTGCACGTGTCGGGCGGCGTGTCGAACGTGTCGTTCTCGTTCCGCGGCAACGACGCGGTGCGTGAGGCGATCCATTCGGCGTTCTTGTACCACGCGATCAAAGCCGGCCTCGATATGGGCATCGTCAACGCCGGGCAACTGGCGGTGTATGAAGACATTGAGCCGCAGCTGAAAGAGTTGGTCGAAGATGTGCTGCTCAACCGCCGTCCCGACGCCACCGAACGGCTCGTCGATTTCGCTGAAACGATCAAAGGGCAGGGGGCCGGCGCGAGTTCCGCAGCGAATGACGCTGAGTGGCGTAATGGGCCTGTCGAAGAACGGCTCAAGCACGCGCTGCTCAAGGGCATCGTCAAGCATATCGACGAAGACACCGAAGAGGCCCGTCAAAAGTATCCCTCGTGCTTGGCAATCATTGAAGGCCCGCTCATGGCCGGCATGAGCGTCGTCGGCGACCTATTCGGCGAAGGGAAGATGTTCCTGCCGCAGGTGGTGAAGTCAGCCCGCGTGATGAAGAAGTCGGTCGCGTACCTCACGCCGTTCATGGAAGAAGAAAAGGCCGCCGCCGGTTCCGCCGGTCAGCCGCGTGCTCGCGTGCTGCTAGCGACGGTGAAGGGCGACGTTCACGACATCGGTAAGAACATCGTCGGCGTCGTGCTCGGTTGCAACAACTTTGAAACGATCGACATGGGGGTGATGGTTTCCTGCGAGCGGATCTTGGAAAAGGCGCTCGAAGAGAACGTCGACCTAATCGGGCTCTCAGGGCTGATCACGCCGAGCCTCGACGAGATGGTGCATGTCGCCCGCGAAATGAAGCGAACCGGGATGACGATGCCGCTGCTGATCGGCGGCGCCACGACCAGCGCAAAGCACACAGCAGTGAAGATCGCTCCCGGGTATGACGGCTGCGTGGCGCATGTGCTCGATGCGTCGCGTTCCGTCGGCGTCGTCGAAAAGCTGATCAATCCCGAAGCCCGCGAGAAGTTCTACGCGGATAATCGCGAGTTGCAGAAGCAACTGGTGGCGTCGTACTCGCAGCGACAGGCCGTCGACTTGGCTCCGTACGCGGAAGCCAAGTCGAAGCGGCTCGTCACTGATTGGAAGACCGTCGACGTCCCGCGCCCAGCCTTCATCGGAGCGCGCGTCCTATCGTCCGCTCCAACGGCGGCCGTGCTCGGCTCGAACGGCGATGATGTCGCAGCAGTGAAAAAGGTCGACCTGAGCGAGCTCCGCGCGTATATCGACTGGTCGCCGTTCTTCATGACCTGGGAGATGAAGGGGAAGTACCCCAAAATCTTCAAAGATCCGAATCTCGGCACGGAAGCGAAGCGGCTGTTCGATGATGCCAACGCGCTGCTTGATCGCATTATCGACGAGCAATTGCTGGAGGCCCGCGGCGTTTACGGTTTCTGGCCGGCGGCGGCTGATGGCGAGGATATCATCGTCTACGCCGACAACACTCGCACGGCCGAGCGGACTCGCTTCCACGGCCTGCGGCAACAGTGGCGTCGCAAGGGGCAGGAGACGTTCTACTCGCTCGCCGACTTCATCGCCCCCGTCGGCGCCGTCGATGGGAACGGACGGCCGATCGAAGACTTCGTCGGCGCCTTCGCGGTAACCACGGGGCTCGGTTGTGACGAGCTCTCAAAGAAATTCGACGCCGATCACGACGATTACAACTCGATCATGACGAAGGCGCTCGCCGACCGTCTGGCCGAGGCGTTCGCCGAATGGCTCCACCAACGTGCCCGTCGCGACTGGGGCTACGGCGTGAGTGAGGAGTTCACCAACGAGCAGCTGATTGACGAAGGCTACCGCGGCATTCGGCCGGCGCCGGGTTACCCCGCGCAGCCCGACCACACCGAGAAGCCGATCATCTTCGACTTGCTCGACGCCACGAAGCAGACCGGCATGATTTTGACCGAGTCGCTGGCGATGCATCCCGCGGCGAGCGTCAGCGGGTTGTACTTCGCTCACCCACAGTCGCGGTACTTTGCGGTCGATCGGATCGATCGCGAGCAGGCCGAGGACTACGCCCGCCGCAAGGGAATGACGCTGGCGGAGGTGGAGCGCTGGCTGTCGCCGAATCTGGGGTACGAGCCGTCGTAA